One Luteolibacter flavescens genomic region harbors:
- a CDS encoding DUF1501 domain-containing protein: MFPDLQTERLRHVTRRRFLRDCPGGIGGLWLAAQGISGAAGKLKISHDPSVPLAPLLPSFAPKAKRIIYLHMDGAPSQLELFDYKPVLAKYNGKECPQEYLEGQRFAFIQGVPKMLGPQFEFKQHGQCGAWVSDRLPELAKHVDKLCFIRTMQTDQFNHGPAQLLLHTGNQNLGYPAMGSWLTWGLGTENQNLPGFMVLISGGRFPRAGASLWGSGFLPSVYQGVQCRSAGDPILNTTNPAGINREVRRAALDTLAKLNAKSHQDFGDPETVTRIAQYEMAYRMQVSVPEVMSIEDEPAHIHEMYGTEPGKDSFANNCLLARRLAESGVRFIQLFDWGWDSHGSNASEALNDGFVKKCHDIDRPIAALLTDLEQRGMLEDTLVVWGGEFGRTPMQENRGGGDGNRYTGRDHNPNAFTIWMAGAGVKPGFTYGETDDMGYHVASDPVHLRDFHATLLHLFGFEHQRLAFPFQGLDQKLTGVKPAKIIPGFLA, from the coding sequence ATGTTCCCCGATCTTCAGACCGAACGACTCCGGCACGTCACCCGCCGCCGCTTCCTGCGCGATTGCCCCGGGGGCATCGGCGGGCTGTGGCTCGCGGCACAAGGGATCTCCGGTGCGGCTGGAAAGCTGAAGATCTCCCATGATCCCTCGGTTCCGCTTGCCCCGCTGCTGCCATCATTCGCGCCAAAAGCGAAGCGCATCATCTACCTGCACATGGATGGCGCGCCGAGCCAGCTCGAACTCTTCGACTACAAGCCGGTGCTAGCGAAGTACAATGGCAAGGAGTGCCCGCAGGAGTATCTGGAAGGCCAGCGCTTCGCCTTCATCCAGGGAGTGCCGAAGATGCTTGGACCGCAATTCGAATTCAAGCAGCACGGGCAGTGCGGCGCATGGGTTTCCGACCGTCTCCCGGAACTGGCGAAGCACGTGGACAAGTTGTGCTTCATCCGCACGATGCAGACGGACCAGTTCAATCACGGCCCGGCGCAGCTCCTCCTCCACACGGGCAACCAGAACCTCGGCTACCCGGCCATGGGCTCCTGGCTCACGTGGGGCCTCGGCACGGAGAATCAGAATCTGCCGGGCTTCATGGTCCTCATTTCGGGCGGGCGGTTTCCCCGCGCGGGTGCGTCGCTATGGGGCAGCGGCTTCCTGCCATCCGTCTATCAGGGAGTGCAGTGCCGCTCGGCTGGCGATCCCATCCTCAATACGACCAATCCCGCGGGCATCAATCGCGAGGTTCGCCGGGCCGCGCTCGATACGCTGGCGAAGCTCAATGCGAAATCGCATCAGGACTTCGGCGATCCGGAGACCGTCACGCGCATCGCCCAGTATGAGATGGCCTACCGCATGCAGGTCTCCGTGCCGGAAGTGATGAGCATCGAGGACGAGCCGGCGCACATCCACGAGATGTATGGCACGGAGCCGGGCAAGGATTCGTTTGCTAACAATTGCCTGCTTGCGCGCCGTCTCGCCGAGTCCGGCGTGCGCTTCATCCAGCTCTTCGACTGGGGCTGGGATTCCCATGGCTCGAATGCCTCCGAGGCACTCAACGACGGCTTCGTGAAGAAGTGCCATGACATCGACAGGCCCATCGCGGCGCTGCTCACGGATCTGGAACAGCGCGGCATGCTGGAGGACACCCTAGTCGTCTGGGGCGGGGAATTCGGCCGCACGCCGATGCAGGAAAACCGTGGCGGCGGCGATGGCAACCGCTACACGGGCCGAGACCACAATCCGAATGCTTTCACCATCTGGATGGCGGGGGCCGGAGTGAAACCGGGCTTCACCTACGGCGAGACGGACGACATGGGCTACCACGTCGCCTCGGATCCGGTGCATCTCCGGGACTTCCACGCGACGCTGCTACACCTCTTCGGCTTCGAGCACCAGCGGCTCGCATTCCCGTTCCAAGGCCTCGACCAGAAGCTCACCGGCGTGAAGCCTGCGAAGATCATCCCGGGATTCCTCGCTTAG
- a CDS encoding PSD1 and planctomycete cytochrome C domain-containing protein, translating to MMSKALLPALATFALPVHGEVDFARDVRPLLNAHCTSCHGGVKEAGDVSFIYREKALGKGDSGKPIIVPGDPDGSEMMARILSTDPDEVMPKPEHGPRLADTEIATLRQWIQEGAKWGEHWSFVPPVEHVPPVVKDATWPRNDVDRFLLARMEQEGLKPSKEADKAALLRRLSLDLTGLPPSLAELDAFAADESPDAYEKQVSRLLDSPRFGERWASVWMDLARYADSEGLGLDSRRDVWKYRDWLISAFNRDLPYDQFTIEQLAGDLLPDATLDQRIATTFHRLTQANNEGGTDDEEFRVVATMDRVATTWEVWQGVTMGCVQCHSHPYDPIEHRDYFRFMAFFNQATDNDVPENHPVLRVPLDPARHTEAGALQDKIRRMEEQLHETRRGVASRSSWTDPAGMTGSSRRAKLEIVKHDGVEEFRTVGNVAAGAIHTLDIPKPATLQKLTAFRLEIRPIDEATAIHTPEWGAMIRKIELQAVGPDGVVSPVQLAEIIADEAHPVFDPNLSLKGSNRGWGQYTKIFQPRHAIVTLREPLDLQEGATLRFVISHATDSAGGAYPLIAKRGRIALTDDVAWTTPDAGVEAMKKELDETRKALVGIPFTTTPVMSDLPPDLARETREFIRGNWIDKGEVIDKPGTLSVLPPMPAGTTPDRLAMARWMASPENPLTARVAVNRFWLELFGTGIVPTPEDFGSAGERPTHPELLDTLAVRFQTGMKWSMKSLLRELVSSAAYRQDATISAGIAERDADNRLVTRGPRQRLTGEMARDHALSVAGLIAHRDGGPPTNPPLPSGVWKPFDSGDRWTTPAEGNPGRYSRSVYVYWKRSIPYPTLATFDAPSRELCSKRRILSNTPLQALAVLNDPAFHECSKGLARLMKYGTTGDTDARLSAGYRTATSRAITPDRLAELRTLFLKLEKDYAADPDLMKGMAGTPDGAAYTVVASVLLNLDEALIR from the coding sequence ATGATGTCGAAAGCCCTCCTCCCGGCGCTTGCCACCTTTGCCTTGCCCGTTCACGGCGAAGTCGATTTCGCGCGGGACGTGCGCCCGCTGCTGAATGCCCACTGCACGTCATGCCATGGTGGCGTGAAGGAAGCGGGCGATGTCTCCTTCATCTATCGGGAGAAGGCACTGGGCAAGGGGGACTCGGGAAAGCCGATCATCGTGCCGGGGGACCCGGATGGATCGGAGATGATGGCTCGCATTCTTTCCACAGATCCGGACGAGGTGATGCCGAAGCCCGAGCACGGCCCGCGCCTCGCGGACACCGAGATCGCCACCCTGCGGCAGTGGATTCAGGAAGGCGCGAAGTGGGGCGAGCATTGGTCATTCGTCCCGCCGGTGGAGCATGTCCCGCCGGTGGTGAAAGACGCGACCTGGCCGCGCAATGATGTCGATCGCTTCCTGCTGGCCCGCATGGAGCAGGAGGGCTTGAAACCTTCGAAAGAGGCGGACAAGGCGGCGCTGCTGCGGAGGCTGTCGCTTGATCTAACAGGTCTTCCTCCTTCGCTCGCCGAACTGGATGCCTTTGCCGCGGATGAGTCGCCGGATGCCTATGAAAAGCAGGTGAGCCGCCTGCTGGATTCCCCGCGATTCGGCGAGCGATGGGCAAGCGTGTGGATGGACCTCGCCCGCTACGCCGACTCGGAAGGCCTGGGCCTCGACAGCCGGCGCGACGTTTGGAAATACCGGGACTGGCTGATCTCCGCATTCAACCGCGATCTGCCTTACGACCAGTTCACCATCGAGCAGCTTGCCGGTGACTTGTTGCCGGATGCCACGCTGGACCAGCGGATCGCCACCACCTTTCACAGGCTAACGCAGGCGAACAATGAAGGCGGCACTGATGATGAAGAGTTCCGCGTGGTCGCGACGATGGACCGGGTCGCCACGACCTGGGAGGTGTGGCAGGGCGTGACGATGGGTTGCGTGCAATGCCACAGCCATCCCTACGACCCCATCGAGCACCGCGACTATTTCCGGTTCATGGCCTTCTTCAACCAGGCCACCGACAATGACGTACCGGAGAATCATCCGGTGCTGCGCGTGCCACTCGATCCGGCACGACATACTGAGGCCGGTGCATTGCAGGACAAAATCCGGCGCATGGAGGAGCAGTTGCACGAGACGCGTCGCGGCGTCGCCTCACGCTCGTCTTGGACGGATCCGGCGGGCATGACCGGCAGCAGTCGCCGTGCAAAATTGGAGATCGTGAAGCACGATGGCGTGGAGGAATTCCGCACCGTCGGCAATGTGGCAGCCGGGGCGATCCACACCTTGGACATTCCGAAGCCAGCGACCCTCCAGAAGCTCACCGCTTTCCGGTTGGAGATCCGGCCCATCGATGAAGCAACGGCGATCCACACGCCGGAGTGGGGTGCCATGATCCGGAAGATCGAGTTGCAGGCCGTGGGGCCGGATGGGGTGGTTTCTCCGGTTCAGCTTGCGGAGATCATCGCGGACGAGGCGCATCCGGTATTTGATCCCAATCTCTCGCTCAAGGGATCGAACCGTGGCTGGGGCCAATACACGAAAATCTTTCAGCCACGGCATGCCATCGTGACACTGCGCGAGCCGCTGGATCTGCAGGAGGGAGCGACGCTGAGATTCGTGATTTCCCACGCGACCGATTCGGCGGGCGGAGCCTACCCGCTCATCGCAAAGCGCGGGCGGATCGCCCTGACGGATGACGTCGCGTGGACAACTCCGGATGCCGGGGTGGAGGCGATGAAGAAGGAACTCGACGAGACCCGAAAGGCTCTGGTCGGCATTCCTTTCACGACGACACCGGTGATGAGCGACCTGCCGCCGGATCTCGCCCGCGAGACGCGGGAGTTCATCCGCGGCAACTGGATCGACAAGGGCGAGGTCATCGACAAGCCGGGGACTCTGTCGGTTCTTCCGCCAATGCCGGCAGGCACGACGCCGGACCGCCTCGCGATGGCACGCTGGATGGCATCACCGGAGAATCCGCTGACCGCTCGCGTGGCGGTGAATCGCTTTTGGCTGGAGCTCTTCGGCACGGGCATCGTGCCCACACCCGAGGACTTCGGCTCCGCGGGTGAGCGACCGACGCATCCCGAGCTGCTGGACACGTTGGCCGTGCGCTTCCAAACCGGGATGAAATGGAGCATGAAGTCCCTGCTGCGCGAACTGGTGAGCAGCGCGGCCTACCGACAGGACGCGACCATCTCCGCAGGGATTGCCGAGCGCGATGCGGACAATCGGCTGGTCACCCGCGGTCCGCGGCAGCGCCTCACCGGTGAGATGGCCCGCGATCATGCACTCTCCGTGGCAGGTCTCATCGCACATCGGGATGGCGGTCCGCCTACGAATCCGCCGCTGCCGTCCGGCGTGTGGAAGCCCTTCGACTCCGGGGACCGGTGGACGACTCCGGCGGAGGGGAATCCCGGGCGCTACAGCCGGTCCGTGTATGTCTACTGGAAACGTAGTATTCCGTATCCCACGCTGGCCACCTTTGATGCTCCCTCGCGTGAACTTTGCTCGAAGCGCCGCATTCTCTCGAATACCCCGCTGCAAGCGCTCGCGGTGCTGAATGATCCTGCCTTCCACGAGTGCTCGAAGGGCCTCGCCCGCCTGATGAAATACGGCACCACCGGTGACACCGATGCCCGGCTCTCGGCTGGCTATCGCACGGCGACATCGCGGGCGATCACCCCTGATCGTCTCGCCGAGCTGCGCACGCTCTTCCTGAAGCTTGAGAAGGACTATGCCGCGGATCCCGACCTGATGAAAGGGATGGCGGGCACGCCCGACGGCGCGGCCTACACGGTGGTCGCCTCCGTATTGCTCAATCTCGATGAAGCCCTGATCCGCTGA
- a CDS encoding discoidin domain-containing protein, translated as MKEDRLDLLLHALFEGSLGDSERAELNSVLASDPAARARYRRVAAIHAALSRKAASPSYFEAPPPAKVTKFPGRWASVAAAVAILAGGLSYLALRPRGPVANVLETRGVTWAEGSSAPEAGRLPVAVPLEITRGFVRVGFPSGANVTLEAPCRFRLDEKEALSVLHGRASVHTPDGAEGFRIDTPGGRFVDLGTEFGLAVGSDGMTPVVLTEVFKGEVEIEATKTRLTDGESRVLVRDDGKPRLLADLDESPVMLVNHVRQLPGQSSTEGNLAFRKPVFSQGYCTRPHGSIFPPDNLTDGRLNDSGVPGDWSFWLAPDGESGEFTVDLLQPEMVGRISLQNTSNRGINDRGVASFALLGSLDNKSFFPLAEGELPRVNESKGSAFPFHDFSFAQVEARYVKLVVTGHYRHTKRTADHPCQGGGLNEIRIFAE; from the coding sequence ATGAAGGAAGACCGTCTCGATCTCCTGCTGCATGCGCTCTTCGAGGGAAGCCTCGGTGATTCCGAGCGTGCGGAATTGAACTCGGTGCTGGCATCAGATCCCGCCGCCCGCGCGCGGTACCGGCGTGTCGCGGCGATTCATGCGGCGCTCTCCCGCAAGGCGGCCTCTCCATCCTATTTCGAAGCTCCTCCGCCAGCGAAAGTGACCAAGTTTCCCGGTCGATGGGCCAGCGTGGCGGCAGCGGTGGCGATCCTTGCCGGAGGCCTTTCTTATCTGGCTCTCCGTCCCCGGGGACCGGTTGCGAATGTTCTGGAGACCCGCGGGGTGACATGGGCGGAGGGATCCTCCGCTCCTGAGGCGGGCCGTCTCCCGGTAGCCGTGCCCTTGGAGATCACCCGCGGTTTCGTGCGTGTCGGCTTCCCCAGCGGCGCGAATGTGACGCTGGAGGCGCCATGTCGCTTCCGTCTCGATGAGAAGGAGGCGCTGTCGGTGCTGCATGGTCGTGCATCGGTTCACACGCCGGATGGTGCGGAAGGATTCCGCATCGATACTCCAGGCGGGCGCTTCGTTGACCTCGGCACGGAATTCGGCCTCGCGGTCGGCAGCGATGGCATGACCCCGGTGGTGCTCACGGAGGTTTTCAAGGGAGAGGTCGAGATCGAGGCGACGAAGACTCGCCTGACCGACGGCGAGAGCCGCGTGCTGGTTCGGGACGATGGAAAGCCAAGGCTGCTCGCGGATCTGGATGAGTCGCCCGTGATGCTGGTCAATCATGTGCGGCAATTGCCAGGGCAGTCCTCGACGGAGGGGAACCTGGCATTCCGTAAGCCGGTCTTCAGCCAGGGATACTGCACCCGTCCGCACGGCTCGATCTTCCCGCCGGACAATCTAACAGACGGTCGCCTGAACGACAGCGGCGTGCCGGGCGATTGGTCCTTCTGGCTCGCCCCGGATGGCGAGAGCGGGGAATTCACCGTGGACCTCTTGCAACCCGAAATGGTCGGCAGGATCTCCCTGCAGAACACAAGCAACCGCGGCATCAATGATCGCGGAGTCGCGAGTTTCGCGCTGCTCGGTTCGCTCGATAACAAGTCATTCTTCCCCCTGGCCGAAGGCGAGTTGCCTCGTGTGAATGAATCGAAGGGTTCCGCGTTTCCCTTCCATGACTTCTCTTTCGCTCAGGTCGAAGCCCGCTATGTGAAGCTCGTGGTGACGGGCCACTATCGCCACACGAAGCGAACCGCCGATCACCCGTGCCAAGGCGGGGGATTGAATGAAATCCGCATCTTTGCCGAATGA
- a CDS encoding sigma-70 family RNA polymerase sigma factor translates to MSAEPHSAEERIVGLIARHQPEIHRYILSLLPDRMLADDVLQETNLVLWRKASEYDAAQPFLPWALTIAWYQVKAARRDSGRDRHVFDDLLVELLAVEHREQDAREGDLDAALERCLGELSETNRRLILARYAPGASVQDLATERKQTPTALSLALMRIRKALETCIERKLATP, encoded by the coding sequence ATGTCCGCAGAACCACATAGCGCCGAGGAGAGGATCGTGGGCCTGATCGCCCGGCATCAGCCGGAGATTCATCGCTACATCCTGTCTCTGCTGCCGGACCGGATGCTGGCGGATGATGTGTTGCAGGAGACCAATCTGGTCCTCTGGCGAAAGGCCTCCGAATATGATGCAGCCCAGCCTTTCCTGCCATGGGCGCTGACGATCGCGTGGTATCAGGTGAAAGCGGCGCGCCGCGACTCGGGGCGGGATCGCCACGTTTTCGATGACTTGCTGGTCGAGTTGCTCGCGGTGGAGCATCGCGAGCAGGACGCGCGCGAGGGTGACCTGGATGCGGCGCTGGAGAGGTGCCTCGGCGAACTTTCCGAAACCAACCGCCGCTTGATCCTAGCCCGCTATGCTCCCGGTGCCTCCGTGCAGGATCTGGCAACCGAGCGCAAGCAGACACCGACCGCCCTGTCTCTCGCGCTGATGCGCATTCGGAAGGCCCTGGAGACCTGCATCGAACGCAAACTTGCCACGCCATGA
- a CDS encoding WYL domain-containing protein, producing the protein MPPRRSFPNIRSLRSAIQGRRIVSFWCKGREFRIEPYGLLQAKCTRAWVLAGWCLERESWRFFRFAELRDVVASEERFPLRDDFPMEVPDCRGGWRRREA; encoded by the coding sequence ATGCCTCCCCGTCGCTCGTTCCCGAATATCCGCTCGCTCCGCAGTGCCATCCAAGGGCGGCGGATCGTGTCTTTCTGGTGCAAGGGACGGGAGTTTCGCATCGAGCCCTACGGTCTGCTACAGGCGAAGTGTACGCGCGCTTGGGTACTCGCGGGTTGGTGTCTTGAGCGGGAGTCATGGCGCTTCTTCCGCTTCGCGGAATTGCGTGACGTCGTGGCCTCGGAGGAGCGCTTTCCTCTGCGGGATGATTTCCCTATGGAGGTGCCGGATTGCCGAGGTGGATGGCGGCGCAGGGAGGCGTGA